In the genome of Elusimicrobiota bacterium, one region contains:
- the udk gene encoding uridine kinase, which produces MSAHQGSKPFIVGIAGGSGSGKTTFSRKVVDECRKAGISGTIFSLDNYYRPLERLSLAERKAYNFDHPDAIDFDLAFQHLQRLAAGERIEQPVYDFKAYTRKKQTLACDPAQLIVVEGLYALYLEKFLKLYHYRIFVATGIATAALRRIARDISERGRDVEGAKHQILTTVLPMYESYVKPTKRNAHFSIDWVGEEIPEKATEGLVRMVRDFFR; this is translated from the coding sequence ATGAGCGCGCACCAGGGATCCAAGCCTTTCATCGTGGGCATCGCCGGGGGCTCGGGCTCGGGCAAGACCACGTTCTCGCGCAAAGTGGTGGACGAATGCCGCAAGGCGGGGATCAGCGGCACTATCTTCTCCCTCGACAACTACTACCGGCCGCTGGAGCGCCTGAGCCTGGCCGAGCGCAAGGCCTACAACTTCGACCATCCCGACGCCATAGACTTCGACCTGGCTTTCCAGCACCTCCAGCGCCTGGCCGCGGGCGAGCGCATCGAGCAGCCGGTCTACGACTTCAAGGCCTACACCCGCAAGAAGCAGACGCTGGCCTGCGACCCGGCCCAGCTCATCGTGGTCGAGGGGCTCTACGCCCTGTATCTCGAGAAGTTCCTCAAGCTCTACCACTACCGCATCTTCGTGGCCACGGGCATCGCCACCGCGGCCCTGCGCCGCATCGCGCGCGACATCTCGGAGCGCGGCCGCGACGTGGAAGGGGCCAAGCACCAGATCCTGACCACGGTGCTGCCCATGTACGAGTCCTACGTCAAGCCCACCAAGCGCAACGCGCACTTCTCCATCGATTGGGTCGGCGAGGAGATCCCGGAGAAGGCCACCGAGGGCCTGGTGCGCATGGTCCGCGACTTCTTCCGCTAA
- a CDS encoding ribose-phosphate pyrophosphokinase — protein sequence MTPKLAEPDSHAEGAGGTRRLKVFSGNANPRLAKDICAYLGLELGKARVGRFADAEINVQIDENVRGADCYVVQPTCRPVSEHLMELLIMIDAMRRASAGRITAVIPYFGYARADRKSAPRVPISAKLVANLITTAGANRVITMDLHAAQIQGFFDIPVDHLIAAPVILDYFRKKGLKNLVVVSPDVGGVERARAMAKRLEARLAIVDKRRPHPNEASVYHVIGEVKDHNCLVLDDMVDTGGTLVKVAEKLRECGAQKIYAAVVHGVLSGAASDLIDRSAFEEMVLTDSIPIHHLEGEKIRILSVAPLLGEAILRNNRGLSISELFV from the coding sequence ATGACCCCGAAACTCGCCGAGCCCGACTCTCACGCGGAGGGCGCCGGAGGCACCCGCCGCCTGAAGGTCTTCTCGGGCAACGCCAACCCGCGCCTGGCCAAGGACATCTGCGCTTACCTCGGCCTTGAGCTCGGCAAGGCCCGCGTGGGACGCTTCGCCGACGCGGAGATCAACGTCCAGATCGACGAGAACGTGCGCGGCGCGGACTGTTATGTGGTGCAGCCCACCTGCCGGCCGGTCAGCGAGCACCTGATGGAGCTCCTGATCATGATCGACGCGATGCGCCGGGCGTCGGCCGGCCGCATCACCGCGGTCATCCCCTATTTCGGCTATGCCCGGGCCGACCGCAAGAGCGCCCCCCGTGTGCCCATCTCGGCCAAGCTGGTGGCCAACCTCATCACCACGGCTGGGGCCAACCGGGTCATCACCATGGACCTGCACGCGGCGCAGATCCAGGGCTTCTTCGACATCCCGGTGGACCACCTCATCGCCGCGCCCGTGATCCTGGACTATTTCCGCAAGAAGGGGCTCAAGAACCTGGTCGTGGTCTCGCCCGACGTGGGCGGAGTCGAGCGGGCGCGGGCCATGGCCAAGCGCCTGGAGGCCAGGCTGGCCATCGTGGACAAGCGCCGGCCTCACCCCAACGAGGCCTCGGTCTACCACGTCATCGGCGAGGTCAAGGACCACAACTGCCTGGTGCTCGACGACATGGTGGATACCGGCGGGACCTTGGTCAAGGTGGCCGAGAAGCTGCGCGAGTGCGGGGCCCAGAAGATCTACGCGGCGGTGGTGCACGGAGTCCTTTCCGGGGCGGCCTCGGACCTCATCGATCGTTCCGCGTTCGAGGAGATGGTCCTGACCGATTCCATACCCATCCATCACCTGGAGGGGGAGAAGATCCGGATCCTGTCGGTCGCGCCGCTCTTGGGCGAGGCCATCCTGCGTAACAACCGCGGACTGTCGATCAGCGAACTTTTTGTTTGA
- a CDS encoding tetratricopeptide repeat protein: MSKPRPGKVGLLLVVWAGAMLLYCGTLRHPPVWDDNDFVFGQSFLMDCRNLSKAASPANFFGVLPVRNSARPAWLVSVLADTCLGGGRVVVYRLTSIFWHAVGAVLVMALGWWLAGDLAAALMAGLLFAVHPVHTEAVNIIGFRGDLLALAFMLMSLLLYRDARLRGGWPRRAVFAASLAAFALALLSKEMAVTLPILAVLSDALFPLRSAPAAARRPLAGRAALLACYLALVPLYLVFRAPRSGYVSAGHQDVFSAWRQRVNLPFSKPLAEAAPAAPGPQAKFEDPPWQRVYDDGRVRFLTMSRVFGSYLRLLSWPWPLQGDYAPQVLDTWGQPALLASWAAWLLLLAAAWALRRRLPLAAFGLSWTAVGLLPVSGLVLLRNLQAERYLYVPSAGFCLAAGALAAGLDRRLGAGRWRSAGRAAFAALLVLWAGRVWQRNRDFASDLAFFRATEAVDPSVPRVRLSLALTYEAQGDWARAEREFEASLALWPRYRKARLLYADFLGEQGRGPQALAQLRQAREIFPDDPWVLYRLARACRGMGRRVEAARLEGLFLRQASALTEAHRRQQAQR, encoded by the coding sequence ATGAGCAAGCCGCGGCCTGGGAAAGTCGGGCTCCTGCTCGTTGTCTGGGCCGGAGCCATGCTGCTCTACTGCGGCACTTTGCGTCATCCCCCGGTCTGGGACGACAACGACTTCGTTTTCGGGCAGAGCTTTCTGATGGACTGCCGCAACCTCTCCAAAGCGGCCAGCCCCGCGAACTTTTTCGGCGTGCTGCCGGTCCGCAACTCCGCCCGGCCCGCCTGGCTGGTCTCGGTGCTCGCGGACACCTGCCTGGGCGGCGGACGCGTGGTCGTCTATCGGCTGACGAGCATATTCTGGCACGCGGTCGGGGCCGTCCTGGTCATGGCCCTGGGCTGGTGGCTGGCCGGCGACCTCGCGGCCGCCCTAATGGCGGGACTGCTCTTCGCGGTCCACCCCGTGCATACGGAGGCGGTGAACATCATCGGCTTCCGGGGCGACCTCCTGGCCCTGGCCTTCATGCTGATGTCATTGCTCCTCTACCGCGATGCCCGCCTGCGCGGCGGCTGGCCGCGCCGCGCCGTCTTCGCCGCATCCTTGGCCGCCTTCGCCTTGGCGCTGCTTTCCAAGGAGATGGCGGTCACGCTGCCCATCCTGGCGGTCCTGAGCGACGCGCTCTTCCCCCTGCGGTCGGCCCCGGCCGCGGCGCGGCGGCCCCTGGCCGGCCGCGCCGCTCTGCTGGCCTGTTATCTGGCTTTGGTCCCGCTCTACCTCGTCTTCCGAGCGCCGCGCTCCGGCTATGTCTCCGCCGGGCATCAGGACGTCTTCAGCGCTTGGCGCCAGCGCGTCAACCTGCCTTTCTCCAAGCCGCTGGCCGAGGCCGCGCCGGCCGCCCCGGGGCCGCAGGCCAAGTTCGAGGACCCGCCCTGGCAGAGGGTCTATGACGACGGCCGGGTGCGCTTCCTGACCATGTCCCGGGTCTTCGGCTCGTATCTGCGGCTTCTGTCCTGGCCCTGGCCGCTGCAGGGAGACTATGCGCCGCAGGTCCTCGACACCTGGGGGCAGCCGGCCCTGCTGGCCTCCTGGGCCGCCTGGCTCCTGCTCCTCGCCGCGGCCTGGGCCCTGCGCCGCCGGCTGCCCCTGGCCGCCTTTGGGCTGTCCTGGACCGCGGTGGGACTCCTCCCGGTCAGCGGGCTGGTGCTCTTGAGGAATCTCCAGGCCGAGCGTTATCTGTACGTCCCATCGGCGGGCTTCTGCCTGGCCGCAGGGGCGCTCGCCGCCGGGCTGGACCGCCGGCTCGGCGCGGGGCGTTGGCGGTCGGCCGGCCGGGCGGCCTTCGCTGCGCTGCTCGTGCTCTGGGCGGGCCGCGTCTGGCAGCGCAACCGGGATTTCGCCAGCGACCTGGCTTTTTTTCGGGCCACCGAGGCCGTGGATCCATCCGTGCCGCGCGTGCGCCTGTCCTTGGCCCTGACCTACGAGGCTCAGGGCGACTGGGCGCGCGCGGAAAGGGAGTTCGAGGCGAGCCTCGCGCTATGGCCGCGCTATCGCAAGGCCAGGCTGCTCTACGCGGACTTCCTCGGAGAGCAAGGCCGCGGGCCGCAGGCCCTGGCCCAGTTGCGGCAGGCGCGGGAGATCTTCCCGGACGACCCTTGGGTGCTCTATCGGCTCGCGCGGGCCTGCAGAGGGATGGGACGGCGCGTCGAGGCCGCGCGGCTCGAGGGGCTCTTCCTCCGGCAGGCGTCCGCTCTGACCGAAGCCCACCGCCGCCAACAGGCCCAGCGATGA
- a CDS encoding alkaline phosphatase family protein: MNARAFLAFWAAVWLPGAAWSAEAARPAACRPGALKALLIGLDGATWSVADPMLRRGELPNLKGLLARGARSPLQSLPGNAWSPVVWTSLATGQRPEKTGINGLPQDLHRFTSDQRSAPAFWDILGGRGYRVLVSGYLATWPPETVNGVMLSRPCFGKLSARCLYPADAGYDYRDFKVAYSTAGYFYATLGSDPSSRSEVGPIGRLPFDPRLREAAADSEAFQSNDHVWRLLTQVYVGDERYARGMEHFLSTGCFDFAALTITGTDSAAHMFWRYHEPEGFQLSPDALRRYGDPVEAYYRYADEVVGRLLRSAGPQTTVFIVSDHGEQSLMKYPPEQRERLLQEHPFVYSHHNDAGGAEGILIAAGPRVAPGRTLRSASVLDVLPTLLYLLDLPVARDMDGSVLEGLVSAAYLSSHPVRWTGKYPAPVRAVRGEEQAADTKLSPDELELLRASGYIR; encoded by the coding sequence ATGAACGCGCGGGCCTTCCTTGCCTTCTGGGCGGCGGTCTGGCTTCCAGGCGCGGCTTGGAGCGCCGAAGCCGCAAGGCCGGCCGCTTGCCGCCCCGGCGCGCTCAAGGCCCTGCTCATCGGGCTCGACGGCGCGACTTGGAGCGTGGCGGATCCCATGCTGCGCCGGGGCGAACTGCCGAACCTCAAAGGGCTGCTGGCCCGAGGGGCGCGCTCTCCGCTGCAGTCCTTGCCGGGCAACGCCTGGTCTCCAGTCGTCTGGACCAGCCTTGCCACAGGCCAGCGTCCCGAGAAGACGGGCATCAACGGACTGCCTCAAGACCTGCATCGCTTCACCAGCGACCAGCGCTCGGCGCCCGCCTTCTGGGACATCCTCGGCGGCCGGGGTTATCGGGTGCTCGTCTCGGGCTATCTGGCGACCTGGCCTCCGGAGACCGTCAATGGAGTCATGCTCTCCCGCCCCTGCTTCGGCAAGCTCTCGGCCAGGTGCCTTTATCCGGCCGATGCCGGCTACGACTATCGGGATTTCAAGGTGGCCTACTCCACCGCCGGCTACTTCTATGCCACGCTCGGCTCCGATCCGTCGAGCCGCTCGGAGGTCGGGCCTATCGGCCGGCTGCCGTTCGATCCGCGTCTGCGCGAGGCCGCGGCGGATTCGGAGGCGTTCCAGTCCAACGACCATGTCTGGCGGCTTTTGACCCAGGTCTATGTCGGAGACGAGCGGTACGCTCGGGGCATGGAGCATTTCCTGAGCACCGGCTGCTTCGATTTCGCCGCGCTGACCATCACCGGCACGGACTCGGCCGCGCACATGTTCTGGCGCTACCACGAGCCTGAGGGATTCCAACTCTCCCCCGACGCCCTGCGGCGCTATGGGGATCCGGTCGAGGCGTACTATCGCTATGCCGACGAAGTGGTCGGCCGCCTATTGCGCTCGGCGGGGCCCCAGACCACCGTCTTCATCGTCTCCGATCATGGGGAGCAGTCCCTCATGAAATACCCTCCGGAGCAGAGGGAGCGTCTGCTCCAGGAGCACCCGTTCGTCTACAGTCATCACAACGACGCCGGGGGGGCTGAGGGGATACTCATCGCGGCCGGACCCCGCGTCGCTCCCGGCCGGACGCTGCGCTCCGCCTCGGTCCTCGATGTCCTGCCCACCTTGCTCTACCTTCTGGACCTCCCGGTCGCTCGGGACATGGACGGCTCGGTGCTGGAGGGACTGGTGTCCGCGGCGTATCTGTCCAGCCATCCGGTCCGGTGGACCGGGAAGTATCCCGCGCCCGTCAGGGCCGTCCGCGGCGAAGAGCAGGCTGCGGACACCAAGCTTAGCCCGGACGAACTGGAGCTCCTTAGGGCCTCGGGCTACATCCGCTGA
- a CDS encoding MFS transporter yields MLRAALALLLCISCWEPAVAGAVSQVVVSRGAASPVVPLISAGAPISGLTNGSLSGLHASLTGGLSSTLSPVPSVITAPAAPAALQSLSAAPRTLAVEPAAPAGIPAQTPGAVQSALGAVSQVSAEFSRTAAPSGGATSATTPNQSPVLDRFYDGGVKTSLPVEPVAAIVPGGPAPMATLQKAQAQAAAKPQVPAAAEAAKQKAARQALLGTGIYKFGMEALNVAMPLIALTVFGSAVWMATMAVAWGASMTLSSMFAGGLIDRKPVQKVLAGALVTQAAAVGGIIALLTLGLTNPWLVLPLYALAGVTQGVVLTARDTLPARILGRDAAVLSKFNAKTHMVYEVSGTIAPLLVGLLIAKLGVVAGLFLLPPAYLLAAWAFSRLKLHASMDVSRELRAEDRGVKNAVKRVASEIREGAHIILGSTEFRWLGFMLLGPMVVHRVFEQILVPVFTKGILGVAAKSAWVVSASNFGELLGALLLLRVLMNSDGGKKTSPFRWIRAMALGTLAVWALAGGLSLPVIMVLTAVMSTTWAANDISMTSYFQSRLPNESAGKAVGFLMAVELGTIMVLSYLLGFLFDFLPISAGIIGVSVAATFLAALFYRGYSKLRSTQAQKPKA; encoded by the coding sequence ATGCTGCGCGCGGCGCTGGCGTTGCTCCTCTGCATCTCCTGCTGGGAGCCTGCTGTGGCCGGCGCCGTGTCCCAGGTCGTGGTCTCGCGCGGCGCCGCCTCACCCGTCGTCCCCCTGATCTCGGCCGGCGCTCCCATCAGCGGCCTGACCAACGGCTCCCTGTCGGGCCTCCACGCCTCGTTGACCGGAGGCTTGAGCTCGACGCTGTCGCCGGTGCCCTCCGTCATCACCGCTCCGGCAGCTCCGGCCGCGCTGCAGAGCCTTTCGGCCGCGCCGCGGACCCTCGCCGTTGAGCCTGCCGCCCCCGCCGGTATCCCTGCGCAGACCCCGGGTGCGGTCCAGTCGGCCCTGGGGGCGGTCTCCCAGGTTTCGGCCGAGTTCAGCCGGACCGCCGCGCCCTCCGGCGGCGCGACATCTGCTACGACTCCGAACCAGAGCCCGGTCCTCGACCGGTTTTATGACGGGGGCGTCAAGACGAGCCTGCCGGTGGAACCGGTGGCCGCCATCGTCCCGGGCGGCCCCGCCCCCATGGCGACCCTGCAGAAGGCCCAGGCGCAGGCCGCGGCCAAGCCGCAGGTTCCGGCCGCGGCCGAGGCGGCCAAGCAGAAGGCCGCGCGCCAGGCCCTCCTGGGCACGGGCATCTACAAGTTCGGCATGGAGGCCCTCAACGTCGCCATGCCGCTCATCGCTCTGACCGTGTTCGGCAGCGCAGTGTGGATGGCGACCATGGCCGTGGCCTGGGGCGCGTCTATGACCTTGTCCAGCATGTTCGCGGGCGGGCTCATCGACCGCAAGCCGGTGCAGAAAGTCCTGGCCGGAGCCCTGGTCACGCAGGCCGCCGCGGTCGGAGGCATCATCGCCCTGCTGACCTTGGGCCTGACCAATCCCTGGCTGGTGCTTCCGCTCTACGCCTTGGCCGGAGTCACCCAGGGCGTGGTGCTCACGGCCCGGGACACCTTGCCCGCCCGCATCCTCGGCCGCGACGCGGCCGTGCTGAGCAAGTTCAACGCCAAGACGCACATGGTCTATGAAGTGTCGGGCACCATCGCCCCGCTCTTGGTCGGCCTGCTCATCGCCAAGCTCGGGGTGGTCGCCGGGCTCTTCCTGCTGCCGCCGGCCTACCTCCTGGCGGCCTGGGCTTTCTCGCGGCTCAAGCTCCACGCCAGCATGGACGTCAGCCGCGAATTGCGCGCGGAGGACCGCGGGGTCAAGAACGCCGTCAAGCGCGTGGCCTCGGAGATCCGGGAAGGCGCGCACATCATCCTGGGCAGCACCGAGTTCCGCTGGCTGGGCTTCATGCTCCTGGGGCCCATGGTGGTCCACCGCGTCTTCGAGCAGATCCTTGTCCCGGTCTTCACCAAGGGGATCCTGGGCGTGGCGGCCAAGTCCGCCTGGGTCGTGAGCGCCTCCAACTTCGGGGAGCTCCTGGGCGCCCTGCTGCTGCTTCGCGTGCTGATGAACTCGGATGGCGGCAAGAAGACATCCCCCTTCCGCTGGATCCGGGCCATGGCCTTGGGCACCTTGGCGGTCTGGGCCCTGGCCGGCGGCCTGAGCCTGCCCGTGATCATGGTCCTCACCGCGGTGATGAGCACGACCTGGGCGGCCAACGACATCAGCATGACCTCTTATTTCCAGTCGCGCCTGCCCAACGAGTCCGCGGGCAAGGCCGTGGGCTTCCTGATGGCGGTGGAACTGGGGACCATCATGGTCCTCTCCTACCTGCTGGGCTTCCTCTTCGACTTCCTGCCCATCTCGGCCGGCATCATCGGGGTCAGCGTCGCGGCGACATTCCTGGCCGCGCTCTTCTACCGGGGCTACTCCAAGCTGCGGTCCACCCAGGCCCAGAAGCCCAAGGCCTAG
- a CDS encoding sulfatase, translated as MMIRTAFLLGAIVLPSRPVMAQERPNIIMLDLCSTRADHFGTYGYARKTTPNMDALGKGGVVFENALSEGSWCLPSYASLLTGHVPEVHGLYTSLPPKGGLPKFETTLAVQLHKEGYRTALFSGGVYLRPEWGMTKGFDTYVNNFSTTTPGRVPAPFESNFDQLVNWLSKSRKAAPFFIFATIDDMHVPYHAHDTEKFDPGYEGIVHDTDVISVPFARAYNGEPSGYPEAMKGKVASFKSDPRNLQHLIAHYDAALSETDQRVGEFVAQLKKLGLDKNTVLIITADHGEMLGEKGLLNHTESLYEPVIHVPLIIKHPGFPQAAGRRVPQQVQRIDLMPTIMEMADAPTERLELQGRSLLPLLRDPETPWREYAFVRSKRNLASFTDLNIEERVVRAKCWKLHHYLYKDKFELYDLCSDPLETKDLSAERPELVGPLAFELVRNMEVSRPHQSGLPSGRVPRSLDLPLPPKY; from the coding sequence ATGATGATACGAACGGCCTTTCTCCTGGGGGCCATCGTCCTGCCGTCGCGCCCGGTCATGGCGCAGGAGCGGCCCAACATCATCATGCTGGACCTCTGCTCCACCCGCGCCGACCACTTCGGGACCTACGGCTATGCCCGCAAGACCACGCCCAACATGGACGCCTTGGGCAAGGGCGGAGTGGTCTTCGAGAACGCGCTTTCCGAAGGCTCCTGGTGCCTGCCCAGCTACGCCAGCCTGCTGACCGGCCACGTGCCCGAGGTCCACGGGCTCTACACCAGCCTGCCGCCCAAGGGCGGCCTGCCCAAGTTCGAGACCACTTTGGCCGTGCAGCTGCACAAAGAGGGTTATCGGACGGCCCTGTTCAGCGGCGGCGTGTATTTGCGCCCGGAATGGGGCATGACCAAGGGCTTCGACACCTACGTCAACAACTTCTCCACCACCACCCCCGGCCGCGTCCCGGCGCCTTTCGAGAGCAACTTCGACCAGCTGGTGAACTGGCTCTCCAAGTCGCGCAAGGCCGCCCCCTTCTTCATCTTCGCGACGATCGACGACATGCACGTGCCCTACCATGCCCATGACACCGAGAAGTTCGACCCGGGCTACGAGGGCATCGTGCACGACACGGATGTCATCAGCGTGCCTTTCGCCCGCGCCTACAACGGCGAGCCCTCCGGCTATCCCGAAGCGATGAAAGGCAAGGTCGCGAGCTTCAAGAGCGACCCGCGCAACCTCCAGCATCTCATCGCGCATTACGACGCCGCCTTGAGCGAGACCGACCAGCGGGTGGGCGAGTTCGTGGCGCAGCTCAAGAAGCTCGGGCTGGATAAGAATACGGTGCTCATCATCACCGCCGACCACGGCGAGATGCTGGGCGAGAAGGGGCTGCTCAACCACACGGAGAGCCTCTACGAGCCGGTCATCCACGTCCCCCTCATCATCAAGCATCCGGGCTTCCCGCAGGCGGCCGGGCGCCGGGTGCCCCAGCAGGTCCAGCGCATAGACCTCATGCCCACCATCATGGAGATGGCCGACGCCCCCACCGAGCGCCTGGAGCTGCAGGGCCGCAGCCTCCTGCCCCTGCTGCGCGACCCCGAGACCCCTTGGCGGGAGTACGCCTTCGTGCGCTCCAAGAGGAACTTGGCCAGCTTCACGGACCTCAACATCGAGGAGCGGGTGGTCCGCGCCAAGTGCTGGAAGCTGCATCATTATCTCTACAAGGACAAGTTCGAGCTCTACGACCTCTGCTCCGATCCCCTGGAGACCAAGGACCTCAGCGCCGAGCGGCCGGAGCTGGTCGGCCCGCTGGCTTTCGAGCTGGTCAGGAACATGGAGGTCTCGCGGCCGCACCAGAGCGGCCTGCCGTCGGGCCGGGTGCCGCGGTCTTTGGACTTGCCCCTGCCTCCCAAGTACTGA
- the pth gene encoding aminoacyl-tRNA hydrolase encodes MIEPEAAIGFLRLVVGLGNPGARFTRTRHNVGFRLVDQLAGDAPWRDFEGLGHVCRQGDLWLAKPMTYMNDSGSFIGALSRWRKIPPGQILVCFDDVALPLGRLRLRIKGSGGGQKGMESTLQHLGTKDVPRLRIGVGPQPPGMDSADYVLSRFSSEEEKLLATVLDDAVAAVRVASESGLDAAMNRFNAPPKTEEAPG; translated from the coding sequence ATGATTGAGCCCGAGGCGGCAATCGGATTCCTCCGTCTCGTCGTCGGTCTCGGCAACCCCGGCGCCCGCTTCACCCGCACCCGCCACAACGTCGGCTTCCGCCTCGTCGACCAGCTCGCTGGTGACGCCCCCTGGCGGGACTTCGAAGGCCTCGGCCACGTCTGCCGACAAGGCGACCTTTGGCTCGCCAAGCCCATGACCTACATGAACGACTCCGGCTCCTTCATAGGCGCCCTCTCCCGCTGGCGCAAGATCCCCCCCGGCCAGATCCTCGTCTGCTTCGACGACGTCGCCCTGCCCCTCGGCCGCCTGCGCCTGCGCATCAAAGGCTCGGGCGGCGGGCAGAAAGGCATGGAATCCACCCTCCAGCACCTGGGCACCAAGGACGTCCCCCGACTGCGCATCGGCGTCGGCCCCCAGCCCCCCGGCATGGATTCCGCCGACTACGTCCTCTCCCGCTTCAGCTCGGAGGAGGAAAAGCTCCTCGCCACCGTGCTCGACGATGCGGTCGCGGCCGTGCGCGTCGCCTCCGAGTCCGGCCTCGACGCCGCCATGAACCGCTTCAACGCCCCGCCCAAGACCGAAGAGGCTCCCGGCTAG
- a CDS encoding 50S ribosomal protein L25 produces the protein MEEIKLSVVVRDGKGSKKELSALRNELRLPGVIYGGEKPPVHVSLSEKELQAARKRGGANAILHLELGKGVETVIVKALQRNPVSDRLVHADFQRISMTQKIEAKVPLRVVGEAPGVKTSGGVVQPELRELSIKALPKDIPLFINVDISHLEIGMHVEVKELVIPAGVEITELPEHRVVSVTTIKVVVEEVAAVAAPVEGEVAGAEPELASTKGKKDEDGKLIKETAPAAAAGEKGKAPAKGEKGKAPAAAAPAAAPAKAAAPAKK, from the coding sequence ATGGAAGAGATAAAACTGTCGGTGGTGGTCAGGGACGGCAAGGGCAGCAAGAAGGAGCTCTCGGCTCTGCGCAACGAGCTGCGCCTGCCGGGCGTCATCTACGGCGGCGAGAAGCCCCCGGTGCATGTGTCGCTCTCGGAGAAGGAGCTCCAGGCCGCGCGCAAACGCGGCGGGGCCAACGCCATCCTGCACCTGGAGCTGGGCAAGGGGGTGGAGACGGTGATCGTGAAAGCCCTCCAGCGCAATCCGGTCTCCGACCGGCTGGTGCACGCCGACTTCCAGAGGATCTCGATGACGCAGAAGATCGAGGCCAAGGTGCCGCTGCGCGTGGTCGGCGAGGCGCCCGGCGTGAAGACCTCGGGCGGCGTCGTGCAGCCCGAGCTGCGCGAGCTGTCCATCAAGGCCCTGCCCAAGGACATCCCGCTGTTCATCAACGTGGACATCTCCCACCTGGAGATCGGCATGCACGTGGAGGTCAAGGAGCTGGTCATCCCGGCCGGCGTCGAGATCACCGAGCTGCCGGAGCACCGCGTGGTGTCCGTGACCACGATCAAGGTGGTGGTGGAAGAGGTGGCGGCGGTCGCCGCTCCGGTCGAGGGCGAGGTTGCCGGGGCCGAGCCGGAATTGGCTTCTACCAAGGGCAAGAAGGACGAAGACGGCAAGCTTATCAAGGAGACGGCTCCTGCCGCTGCGGCGGGAGAGAAGGGCAAGGCTCCGGCCAAGGGCGAGAAGGGCAAGGCCCCGGCCGCCGCGGCTCCCGCTGCGGCCCCGGCCAAGGCTGCTGCGCCGGCCAAGAAGTAG
- a CDS encoding TldD/PmbA family protein — MTDFRSFAGELLDWVRAQDPGVEAELYLARSEERGVEMREGRLDNVQHGSCEGAGLRVLRDGRMGFASAGGISAEGVRDLFRKAREQLAHLEPDPCKDIPRPAPQALDQALADSLWDEGLFAAPLEGAVARLAETGAAALAVDPRLDVMLRAGYGESRGEVVIASTRGVLTHERGSSASVGFSALAREAGEVQVGSAYQSACRAAPLDFGRVADQAARRAAQLLGGRKLAGAKRAVLFDPWAAGDVLDLIANLLCADQVQRGKSLLAGALGRKVGSELATFRDDPRRLGGLGSCLHDDEGCPTSAKTLIDAGVVKDYFYDTYTAGKDRRPGNASAGRGSYKGLPGPTHSNFYLDPGQVSRERLIDDTRDGLLVLEIMGMHMADPISGEFSVGVSGLSVTDGRLGAPVKKAMLAGNLRDLLAGIDGVADDLTFYGSLGAPTFRVARMSVA; from the coding sequence ATGACCGACTTCCGGTCCTTCGCCGGCGAGCTCCTCGACTGGGTCCGGGCGCAGGACCCCGGCGTCGAGGCGGAGCTCTATCTCGCGCGCAGCGAGGAGCGGGGCGTCGAGATGCGGGAGGGCCGCCTCGACAACGTCCAGCACGGCTCCTGCGAAGGGGCGGGCCTGCGCGTGCTCCGAGACGGGCGCATGGGGTTCGCTTCGGCCGGCGGCATCAGCGCCGAGGGCGTCAGGGACCTTTTTCGCAAGGCCCGCGAACAGCTCGCGCACCTCGAGCCCGACCCGTGCAAGGATATCCCGCGGCCCGCGCCGCAGGCCCTGGACCAGGCCCTGGCCGACTCCCTTTGGGATGAGGGACTCTTCGCCGCCCCCTTGGAGGGCGCGGTCGCGCGCCTGGCCGAGACCGGCGCCGCGGCCCTGGCTGTAGACCCCCGGCTCGACGTGATGCTGCGCGCCGGCTACGGCGAGTCGCGCGGCGAGGTGGTCATCGCCAGCACCCGCGGCGTGCTCACGCACGAGCGCGGCAGCTCCGCCAGCGTCGGCTTCTCGGCCCTGGCGCGCGAGGCTGGGGAGGTCCAGGTCGGCTCGGCCTACCAGTCCGCCTGCCGGGCCGCCCCCCTCGACTTCGGCCGCGTCGCGGACCAGGCCGCAAGGCGCGCCGCGCAGCTGTTGGGCGGGCGCAAGCTGGCCGGGGCCAAACGGGCCGTGCTCTTCGACCCCTGGGCGGCCGGCGACGTCCTCGATCTCATCGCCAACCTTCTTTGCGCGGACCAGGTGCAGAGAGGCAAGTCGCTTCTGGCCGGCGCCTTGGGGCGCAAGGTCGGCTCGGAGCTGGCCACCTTCCGCGACGACCCGCGCCGCCTCGGCGGGCTGGGCAGCTGCCTGCACGACGACGAGGGCTGCCCCACCTCGGCCAAGACGCTGATCGACGCGGGGGTGGTCAAGGACTACTTCTACGACACCTATACCGCCGGCAAGGACCGCCGCCCCGGCAACGCCTCGGCCGGACGGGGCTCCTACAAGGGCCTGCCTGGCCCTACGCACTCGAACTTCTATCTCGATCCTGGACAGGTCTCCCGGGAGCGCCTCATCGACGACACCCGCGACGGCCTGCTGGTGCTCGAGATCATGGGCATGCACATGGCCGATCCCATCTCGGGAGAGTTCTCCGTGGGCGTCTCGGGCTTGTCCGTGACGGACGGGCGGCTGGGCGCCCCGGTCAAGAAGGCCATGCTCGCGGGGAACCTGCGGGACCTCCTGGCCGGCATCGACGGGGTGGCCGACGACCTGACCTTCTACGGCAGTCTCGGAGCTCCCACCTTCCGCGTGGCGCGGATGAGCGTGGCCTGA